One Eubalaena glacialis isolate mEubGla1 chromosome 11, mEubGla1.1.hap2.+ XY, whole genome shotgun sequence DNA segment encodes these proteins:
- the SYNGR1 gene encoding synaptogyrin-1 isoform X2, whose product MEGGAYGAGKAGGAFDPYTLVRQPHTILRVVSWVFSIVVFGSIVNEGYLNSPSESEEFCIYNRNPNACGYGVTVGVLAFLTCLLYLALDVYFPQISSVKDRKKAVLSDIGVSAFWAFLWFVGFCYLANQWQVSKPKDNPLNEGTDAARAAIAFSFFSIFTWSLTAALAVRRFKDLTFQEEYSTLFPTSAQP is encoded by the exons ATGGAAGGTGGTGCGTACGGAGCGGGCAAAGCCGGGGGCGCCTTCGACCCCTACACCCTGGTCCGGCAGCCGCACACCATCCTGCGCGTCGTGTCCTGG GTGTTCTCCATCGTGGTGTTCGGCTCCATCGTGAATGAGGGCTACCTCAACAGCCCCTCGGAGAgcgaggagttttgcatctacaACCGCAACCCCAATGCCTGCGGCTACGGCGTGACCGTGGGCGTGCTTGCCTTCCTCACCTGCCTGCTTTACCTGGCCCTGGACGTGTACTTCCCGCAGATCAGCAGTGTCAAGGACCGTAAGAAGGCCGTCCTGTCTGACATCGGCGTCTCGG CCTTCTGGGCCTTCCTCTGGTTCGTGGGCTTCTGCTACCTGGCCAACCAGTGGCAGGTCTCCAAGCCCAAGGACAACCCGCTGAACGAAGGGACAGACGCGGCCCGGGCTGCCATcgccttctccttcttctccatcTTCACGTGG AGCCTGACCGCAGCCTTGGCCGTGCGGAGATTCAAGGACCTTACCTTCCAGGAGGAATACAGCACGCTGTTTCCCACCTCAGCACAGCCGTAG
- the SYNGR1 gene encoding synaptogyrin-1 isoform X1, whose product MEGGAYGAGKAGGAFDPYTLVRQPHTILRVVSWVFSIVVFGSIVNEGYLNSPSESEEFCIYNRNPNACGYGVTVGVLAFLTCLLYLALDVYFPQISSVKDRKKAVLSDIGVSAFWAFLWFVGFCYLANQWQVSKPKDNPLNEGTDAARAAIAFSFFSIFTWAGQAVLAFQRYQIGADSALFSQDYMDPSQDSSMPYAPYVEPSTGPDPAGMGGTYQQPASTFEPEPQGYQSQGY is encoded by the exons ATGGAAGGTGGTGCGTACGGAGCGGGCAAAGCCGGGGGCGCCTTCGACCCCTACACCCTGGTCCGGCAGCCGCACACCATCCTGCGCGTCGTGTCCTGG GTGTTCTCCATCGTGGTGTTCGGCTCCATCGTGAATGAGGGCTACCTCAACAGCCCCTCGGAGAgcgaggagttttgcatctacaACCGCAACCCCAATGCCTGCGGCTACGGCGTGACCGTGGGCGTGCTTGCCTTCCTCACCTGCCTGCTTTACCTGGCCCTGGACGTGTACTTCCCGCAGATCAGCAGTGTCAAGGACCGTAAGAAGGCCGTCCTGTCTGACATCGGCGTCTCGG CCTTCTGGGCCTTCCTCTGGTTCGTGGGCTTCTGCTACCTGGCCAACCAGTGGCAGGTCTCCAAGCCCAAGGACAACCCGCTGAACGAAGGGACAGACGCGGCCCGGGCTGCCATcgccttctccttcttctccatcTTCACGTGG GCGGGCCAGGCTGTGCTGGCCTTCCAGAGGTACCAGATTGGCGCAGACTCGGCCCTCTTCTCCCAGGACTACATGGACCCCAGCCAGGACTCCAGCATGCCTTACGCCCCCTACGTGGAGCCCAGCACCGGGCCAGACCCCGCCGGCATGGGTGGCACCTACCAGCAGCCGGCCAGCACCTTTGAGCCCGAGCCCCAGGGCTACCAGTCGCAGGGCTACTGA